Proteins encoded by one window of Pelmatolapia mariae isolate MD_Pm_ZW linkage group LG14, Pm_UMD_F_2, whole genome shotgun sequence:
- the LOC134641047 gene encoding lysosomal amino acid transporter 1 homolog isoform X1, with protein MASGRFPGKSADVAINNWTAPSQGRPLCVNGTPWILYLLEECVDNIWEYCSVVIGLISMFCFLLSTIPQVYEAYRNGKVEEAMSFGFLVFLLSGDLTSFAGCYLTSQLPIQVVTVVFYIFTDLILISQFLYYKIKNSSSRKNPALKWVCFIWCGAGTLALLALPKLIIDNGSHLNTQSAASSKSVEITGYVCGYLASVFYLCSRFPQIHKNFQRQSTEGTSYLLFALAMMGNGTYGLSVIVVLPALKGSKQNFIVKHLAWLIGSLGVLILDCFVTAQFIMYRKNISAKTSALRHIPEVEPLLSEEEELTVL; from the exons ATGGCCAGCGGGCGTTTTCCAGGCAAGAGTGCAGATGTGGCCATCAACAACTGGACCGCTCCATCTCAGGGCAGACCGCTGTGTGTCAACGGGACACCATGGATCCTTTACCTGCTTGAGGAATGTGTGGACAACATCTGGGAGTACTGCAGCGTTGTGATAGGACTCATAtccatgttctgttttttgttgtccaCGATACC GCAGGTCTATGAGGCCTATCGGAATGGAAAAGTGGAGGAGGCTATGTCTTTTGGGTTTCTCGTCTTCCTCCTCAGTGGAGACCTGACCAGCTTCGCTGGATGCTATCTCACTAGCCAGCTGCCCATTCAG GTTGTCACAGTGGTGTTTTACATCTTCACTGACCTGATTCTCATCTCCCAGTTTCTCTACTATAAGATCAAAAACAGCTCCAGCAGAA AAAATCCCGCGCTGAAGTGGGTGTGCTTCATATGGTGTGGCGCTGGGACATTAGCACTCCTGGCTTTACCCAAGCTCATTATAGACAATGGTTCACATTTAAACACTCAG AGTGCAGCCAGCTCCAAGTCAGTGGAAATCACTGGTTATGTATGTGGATATTTGGCATCTGTTTTCTACCTCTGCTCCCGTTTTCCACAAATCCATAAAAAT TTCCAGCGACAGTCTACAGAGGGCACCTCCTACCTGCTGTTTGCCCTGGCCATGATGGGTAATGGGACGTATGGGCTGAGCGTCATAGTTGTCCTTCCGGCATTAAAGGGCTCCAAACAGAACTTCATCGTCAAACATCTGGCCTGGCTTATCGGCAGCCTGGGAGTCCTCATACTCGACTGTTTT GTAACTGCCCAGTTCATCATGTACAGGAAGAACATTTCTGCCAAAACCAGTGCGCTACGCCATATCCCAGAGGTGGAACCTCTTCtgagtgaggaagaggagctgaCAGTGTTGTAG
- the LOC134641047 gene encoding lysosomal amino acid transporter 1 homolog isoform X2, with translation MCGQHLGVLQRCDRTHIHVLFFVVHDTVYEAYRNGKVEEAMSFGFLVFLLSGDLTSFAGCYLTSQLPIQVVTVVFYIFTDLILISQFLYYKIKNSSSRKNPALKWVCFIWCGAGTLALLALPKLIIDNGSHLNTQSAASSKSVEITGYVCGYLASVFYLCSRFPQIHKNFQRQSTEGTSYLLFALAMMGNGTYGLSVIVVLPALKGSKQNFIVKHLAWLIGSLGVLILDCFVTAQFIMYRKNISAKTSALRHIPEVEPLLSEEEELTVL, from the exons ATGTGTGGACAACATCTGGGAGTACTGCAGCGTTGTGATAGGACTCATAtccatgttctgttttttgttgtccaCGATACC GTCTATGAGGCCTATCGGAATGGAAAAGTGGAGGAGGCTATGTCTTTTGGGTTTCTCGTCTTCCTCCTCAGTGGAGACCTGACCAGCTTCGCTGGATGCTATCTCACTAGCCAGCTGCCCATTCAG GTTGTCACAGTGGTGTTTTACATCTTCACTGACCTGATTCTCATCTCCCAGTTTCTCTACTATAAGATCAAAAACAGCTCCAGCAGAA AAAATCCCGCGCTGAAGTGGGTGTGCTTCATATGGTGTGGCGCTGGGACATTAGCACTCCTGGCTTTACCCAAGCTCATTATAGACAATGGTTCACATTTAAACACTCAG AGTGCAGCCAGCTCCAAGTCAGTGGAAATCACTGGTTATGTATGTGGATATTTGGCATCTGTTTTCTACCTCTGCTCCCGTTTTCCACAAATCCATAAAAAT TTCCAGCGACAGTCTACAGAGGGCACCTCCTACCTGCTGTTTGCCCTGGCCATGATGGGTAATGGGACGTATGGGCTGAGCGTCATAGTTGTCCTTCCGGCATTAAAGGGCTCCAAACAGAACTTCATCGTCAAACATCTGGCCTGGCTTATCGGCAGCCTGGGAGTCCTCATACTCGACTGTTTT GTAACTGCCCAGTTCATCATGTACAGGAAGAACATTTCTGCCAAAACCAGTGCGCTACGCCATATCCCAGAGGTGGAACCTCTTCtgagtgaggaagaggagctgaCAGTGTTGTAG